A genomic stretch from Thauera sp. GDN1 includes:
- a CDS encoding HD domain-containing phosphohydrolase, producing MDITTPTASSDLDQRQLLRFVQDMHQLRRQREEAYDRLKHAHQITLSKLALAAEYKDGDTGTHIDRIGILSGELARVLGQPPEWCDLIIQAAPMHDIGKIGVPDSILKKPGSLTSTERQIMETHPLIGAQILGNTDVPVLKMAADIALGHHEHWDGGGYPRKLEGEAIPLSARIVAAVDFIDALMMDRCYRKALSEDETLAMLKVRRGTHLDPEIVDAAIAGFPRLVALRKMIDERKVSARALGMGTSDVVSH from the coding sequence ATGGACATCACTACGCCCACTGCCTCCAGCGATCTAGACCAGCGTCAGCTGCTCCGTTTCGTTCAGGACATGCACCAGTTGCGCCGCCAGCGCGAAGAAGCCTACGACCGCCTGAAACACGCCCATCAAATCACCCTCTCCAAGCTCGCGCTAGCTGCCGAGTACAAGGACGGCGACACCGGTACGCACATCGATCGCATCGGCATCCTCTCGGGCGAGCTCGCTCGGGTACTGGGCCAGCCTCCCGAATGGTGCGACCTGATCATCCAAGCCGCCCCGATGCACGACATCGGCAAGATCGGGGTACCCGACAGCATCCTCAAGAAACCGGGTTCGCTCACGTCGACCGAACGCCAGATCATGGAAACGCACCCGCTCATCGGTGCCCAGATCCTGGGCAACACCGATGTCCCCGTCTTGAAGATGGCAGCGGACATCGCGCTTGGGCACCACGAGCACTGGGACGGCGGCGGCTATCCGCGCAAGCTCGAAGGCGAGGCGATTCCCCTGTCCGCGCGCATCGTGGCGGCAGTCGACTTCATCGATGCCCTCATGATGGACCGCTGCTACCGCAAAGCGCTCAGCGAGGACGAGACGCTTGCCATGCTCAAGGTTCGCCGCGGCACCCATCTCGACCCCGAAATCGTCGACGCCGCAATCGCGGGCTTTCCGCGTCTCGTGGCGCTCCGGAAAATGATCGACGAGCGCAAGGTATCGGCGCGTGCCCTCGGCATGGGCACTTCCGATGTCGTCTCCCACTGA
- a CDS encoding PAS domain S-box protein produces MSFSLLIQSERWKRAGLASRITVLSLLLTVSVMLPILGMSYAALHSLLAGKIEADLYASATTTRLGFEARLAAAVDKITSASRQTIFSNALADSAERKQYILPILRELCDTIPFVDTLALADFRGRPLERGCRDVRAWTNEQTDSMQRSIDDGRRIITVVGPETALRMNLAAPIVYLPTASFEGGLTAELDLEAMFRSVAKGIDSPYAFRLRHLAANESGQASTLYDALSHVEPLSMIDGDVLPLAVEVSIDRQLAYRPLYWLLIGFLAMGAGVLALVAWQSRRLARIIAEPLAELERTAARVATGDLEAIPVPSAPDDGDSFQVLTTSVHRMIAALRDTQQRLTATVELRTTEAEHAEQERVLKEHALASTDSGILILRWNGNRQYVHYANPAFLSITGLTSSQAQGAPWPCSVFPDSVGGLIEAGTAGSEPISFTHRRVDGKSVYIELSVSRVAEDASLPHLHTIVVVNDVTRRVHTLRAHKARLESLREIVFELDCDLRYVFLNRSWERITGHPVETTLRQDLRTSIHVDDLLQHQPQLVALSHGTLQAYEAEIRIHCLDGSIRWLWIDIATMRDDTGQVTGYSGTMTDVTERHDANVAIALRDRALQSVTNGIVITDLEQQDNPIIYVNPAFERITGYASDDVIGKNCRLLSKHDRDQPEVSMLRNAVAARKPCTVTLRNCRKDGTEFWSQISISPLINPLTGAATHFVGVQTDITERKRSDDLLLEWLSRLDAVFTLGPDPVVCFDDQGRLSYANVAAERVFSTTMGTLTGMSLADFGAHLTGMLDRTCGSLRLPHVLPQEDQAPSMSDDDAQDCLIHLAHPKPCTLHQTYRYCGASSSSLVLYYRNVTREIELDRMKSEFLSTAAHELRTPMASIMGFSELLMLRKYDEDKTRELLGTINRQAQRLTNLLTDLLDLARIEARRAEGFHFETLPLQQAIDEAVHAFLVPDDTHRLVLDLPASLPPLRMDRAKIQQAMLNLLSNACKFSPDGGDVEVTVRAEHPEGLAFIGISVRDHGIGMDATECSRAFERFYRSDRSGHIPGTGLGLALVHEIMRIHGGTVTLESQVNSGTCVTLWFPLDRATDERTRSETTVPQIP; encoded by the coding sequence TTGTCCTTCAGCCTCTTGATCCAGTCAGAACGATGGAAACGTGCGGGCCTGGCGTCTCGAATCACCGTGCTGTCCTTGCTGCTCACGGTAAGCGTGATGCTGCCCATCCTCGGCATGTCTTACGCCGCGCTGCATTCCCTGCTGGCCGGCAAGATCGAAGCGGATCTATATGCCTCGGCCACGACGACTCGGCTCGGGTTCGAGGCGCGGCTCGCCGCCGCCGTCGACAAGATCACGTCGGCCTCCCGACAGACGATCTTCAGCAACGCCTTGGCCGATTCTGCCGAGCGCAAGCAATACATCCTTCCGATCCTGCGCGAGCTCTGCGACACCATTCCCTTCGTCGACACACTGGCCCTTGCAGATTTTCGTGGACGTCCATTGGAACGAGGGTGCAGGGACGTACGGGCGTGGACCAACGAACAGACCGATTCGATGCAAAGGTCGATCGACGACGGCAGGAGAATCATCACCGTAGTCGGCCCCGAGACCGCGCTGCGCATGAACCTGGCGGCGCCCATCGTCTATCTGCCCACGGCAAGTTTCGAAGGTGGCCTGACCGCAGAGCTCGACCTGGAGGCGATGTTCCGGAGCGTCGCCAAGGGTATCGACAGCCCATACGCGTTTCGCCTGCGCCACCTTGCTGCCAACGAATCCGGACAGGCCTCCACCCTTTACGACGCGCTCAGTCATGTCGAACCTCTGTCCATGATCGATGGCGACGTACTTCCCCTTGCAGTCGAAGTCTCGATCGACCGCCAGCTTGCCTATCGCCCCCTCTACTGGCTACTGATCGGGTTCTTGGCGATGGGGGCGGGCGTCCTCGCGCTTGTCGCCTGGCAAAGCCGACGGCTGGCGCGCATCATCGCGGAACCGCTTGCCGAGCTCGAACGCACCGCTGCCCGGGTTGCAACAGGCGATCTGGAGGCGATCCCGGTGCCGAGCGCCCCCGATGATGGCGACAGCTTCCAGGTGCTTACCACTTCGGTGCATCGCATGATCGCAGCGCTTCGTGACACCCAGCAGCGCCTCACCGCCACAGTCGAATTGCGGACTACCGAGGCAGAGCACGCAGAACAGGAACGCGTTCTCAAGGAACACGCGCTCGCCTCGACCGACAGCGGCATCCTCATCCTGAGGTGGAACGGCAACCGCCAGTACGTGCATTATGCCAACCCCGCCTTCCTGAGCATCACAGGACTCACGTCAAGCCAGGCGCAGGGCGCTCCCTGGCCCTGCAGTGTCTTTCCCGACAGTGTCGGCGGCTTGATAGAGGCTGGCACCGCGGGTAGCGAGCCGATCTCGTTCACCCACCGTCGAGTCGACGGAAAGTCCGTATATATCGAGCTTTCCGTCTCGCGCGTTGCCGAAGACGCCAGTCTGCCGCATCTGCACACCATCGTCGTGGTGAATGACGTCACCCGACGCGTGCACACCCTGCGCGCCCACAAGGCTCGCCTGGAGAGCCTGCGCGAAATTGTGTTCGAGCTCGATTGCGACCTGCGCTACGTGTTCCTCAATCGGTCGTGGGAGCGCATCACTGGCCATCCGGTCGAGACTACGCTGCGACAGGACCTGCGTACCTCCATCCACGTCGACGATCTGCTTCAACACCAGCCGCAGCTCGTGGCGCTGAGCCACGGAACCCTACAGGCATACGAAGCCGAGATACGCATTCACTGCCTTGACGGCAGCATCCGCTGGCTCTGGATCGACATAGCCACGATGCGGGACGACACCGGGCAGGTCACCGGCTACAGCGGCACCATGACGGACGTCACCGAACGACACGACGCAAATGTTGCGATCGCCCTGCGCGACCGGGCCCTGCAGTCCGTCACCAACGGGATCGTGATCACCGACCTGGAACAGCAGGACAACCCGATCATCTATGTCAACCCTGCCTTCGAGAGAATCACGGGCTACGCCAGCGACGACGTGATCGGCAAGAATTGCCGGCTGCTCTCGAAACACGACCGGGACCAACCCGAGGTGTCGATGTTGCGCAACGCCGTCGCTGCGCGAAAGCCCTGCACTGTCACCCTGCGTAACTGCCGCAAGGATGGCACCGAGTTCTGGAGCCAGATCTCGATCTCGCCGCTGATCAACCCGCTGACCGGCGCGGCGACGCACTTCGTGGGCGTACAGACCGACATCACCGAACGCAAGCGCAGTGATGACCTGCTGCTCGAATGGCTGTCCCGACTCGACGCGGTATTCACACTCGGCCCCGACCCGGTCGTCTGCTTCGACGACCAAGGCAGGCTCAGTTACGCCAACGTCGCAGCCGAACGCGTCTTCTCGACGACCATGGGGACACTGACCGGCATGAGCCTCGCCGACTTTGGCGCGCACTTGACAGGCATGCTGGACCGCACATGCGGGAGCCTCCGGCTGCCGCATGTGCTCCCGCAGGAAGACCAAGCGCCCAGCATGTCGGACGACGACGCCCAGGACTGCCTGATCCACCTCGCGCATCCCAAACCATGCACCCTGCACCAGACTTATCGCTACTGCGGAGCAAGCTCGTCCTCGCTGGTACTTTATTACCGCAACGTCACGCGAGAAATTGAACTCGACCGCATGAAGAGCGAGTTCCTGTCCACCGCAGCACACGAGCTGCGTACGCCCATGGCGAGCATCATGGGCTTCTCCGAACTGTTGATGTTGCGCAAGTACGACGAAGACAAGACGCGTGAACTGCTCGGCACGATCAATCGCCAGGCCCAACGCCTCACCAACCTGCTGACCGATCTGCTCGACCTCGCCCGTATCGAAGCGCGCCGCGCCGAAGGCTTCCACTTCGAGACCCTGCCCCTGCAGCAGGCGATCGACGAGGCTGTCCACGCATTCTTGGTGCCAGACGACACGCACCGGCTCGTGCTCGATCTGCCCGCTTCGCTGCCGCCCCTCCGCATGGATCGCGCCAAGATCCAGCAAGCCATGCTCAACCTGCTCTCGAACGCGTGCAAATTCTCACCGGATGGAGGCGACGTGGAAGTGACGGTACGTGCCGAACATCCGGAGGGCCTTGCCTTCATCGGAATTTCGGTCCGCGACCACGGAATCGGCATGGACGCCACGGAGTGCAGCCGAGCCTTCGAGCGCTTTTACCGCAGCGATCGCTCGGGGCATATTCCCGGCACCGGCCTCGGACTGGCGCTCGTGCACGAAATCATGAGGATCCACGGCGGTACCGTCACCCTCGAAAGCCAAGTCAATAGCGGCACCTGCGTCACCCTCTGGTTTCCGCTCGACCGTGCCACGGACGAGCGGACACGCTCTGAAACCACCGTCCCTCAGATACCCTAG
- a CDS encoding ABC transporter substrate-binding protein, whose product MHPASPSRRRFLTAGSAGLVALTVPSHVFGSAPPVLVGLDAEFFDRTSTSDEAVQLGAQTAIDDINAMGGVLGGRPLQLITTDNRSLPARGVANVEQLGNLPDMTAYLGGKFSPVVLEQLAHIHAVRLPLLAPWSAADAIVDNQYRPNYAFRVGLRDSIAMEALLEAIAARGLQRMGLIAPSSAWGRSCQFFIERHLIHRTDRSLELAGVEWHRWGSDRLIDEGYRALVQKGAEAIVLVANEPEGATLVKAVAQLSDANRRPIFSHWGITGGRFTELCGPALQEVDLEVAQSFSFARVKSPEGVRLAQRATEHFGVDDPLKVPSATGIGPAYDLVRLLGLAIEQARSTTRAAIHEALEHLPPYSGVVGHFAPAFTPLRHEALRARDVLICRFDADGRLVPRNIGG is encoded by the coding sequence ATGCACCCCGCGTCCCCCAGCCGCCGTCGCTTTCTCACGGCGGGCAGTGCCGGCCTTGTAGCACTGACCGTTCCATCGCATGTCTTCGGCAGCGCCCCTCCTGTCCTGGTCGGGCTCGATGCCGAGTTCTTCGACCGTACCAGCACGTCCGACGAGGCCGTGCAGCTCGGTGCGCAAACCGCCATCGACGATATCAACGCCATGGGCGGCGTTCTGGGTGGGCGCCCGCTCCAGCTCATCACCACCGACAACCGCAGCTTACCGGCGAGAGGCGTCGCCAACGTAGAGCAACTCGGCAACCTGCCTGACATGACGGCTTACCTGGGCGGCAAGTTCTCGCCGGTTGTTCTCGAGCAGTTGGCGCACATCCACGCCGTGCGCCTGCCCTTGCTCGCCCCGTGGTCGGCCGCAGACGCCATCGTCGACAACCAATACCGGCCCAACTATGCCTTTCGGGTTGGTCTCCGCGACAGCATCGCCATGGAGGCCTTGCTCGAGGCAATCGCCGCCCGCGGTCTGCAAAGGATGGGCCTCATTGCCCCGTCCTCCGCCTGGGGGCGCAGTTGCCAGTTCTTCATCGAGCGCCATCTGATCCACCGAACAGATCGATCGCTCGAGCTTGCCGGCGTCGAATGGCATCGCTGGGGCAGCGACCGACTGATCGACGAAGGCTACCGCGCCCTCGTACAAAAGGGTGCCGAAGCGATCGTGCTGGTAGCCAACGAACCCGAAGGCGCCACCCTGGTAAAGGCGGTGGCACAGCTCTCGGACGCGAACCGCCGCCCGATCTTCAGTCACTGGGGCATCACCGGCGGCCGCTTCACCGAGCTCTGCGGCCCCGCCCTGCAGGAGGTCGATCTGGAGGTTGCGCAGTCTTTCAGCTTTGCCCGCGTGAAGAGCCCCGAAGGCGTACGCCTCGCCCAGCGCGCCACGGAGCATTTCGGGGTCGATGATCCGCTCAAAGTGCCGTCGGCAACCGGCATCGGCCCCGCCTACGACCTTGTCCGCCTCCTCGGGCTCGCCATCGAGCAAGCCCGGAGCACCACGCGGGCTGCCATCCACGAAGCGCTGGAGCACCTGCCCCCTTACTCGGGGGTCGTGGGACATTTCGCCCCCGCCTTTACCCCCTTGCGCCACGAAGCACTCCGCGCTCGGGACGTGCTGATCTGTCGCTTCGATGCCGACGGCCGGCTCGTCCCGCGGAACATAGGGGGGTAA
- a CDS encoding response regulator produces the protein MKKIILVVEDQPEIRQLICMTMDYDGFEVHEADNGETGLKMVNALRPSVILLDVMMPGQLDGLQVCERVRADPELAHTPIVMLTARGQRSDIEAGQRAGCTSYLTKPFSPLQLIETVERLTGSSLN, from the coding sequence ATGAAGAAGATCATTCTCGTCGTCGAGGACCAGCCTGAGATTCGCCAGCTGATCTGCATGACCATGGACTACGACGGCTTCGAGGTACACGAAGCCGACAATGGCGAGACCGGCCTCAAGATGGTCAACGCCCTGCGCCCGAGCGTCATTCTGCTGGACGTCATGATGCCCGGCCAACTCGACGGCCTTCAGGTTTGCGAGCGAGTGCGTGCCGACCCCGAGCTCGCACACACGCCTATCGTCATGCTTACCGCACGCGGCCAGCGATCCGACATCGAAGCCGGTCAGCGCGCCGGCTGCACCTCGTACCTCACCAAGCCTTTCAGCCCGCTGCAGTTGATCGAGACGGTCGAACGCCTGACTGGCTCGAGCCTGAACTGA
- a CDS encoding response regulator: MACVTIFSSQPANGEGGYSGEDASVGPLSVIVVDDATEIRELLRLILAETGCRVRFAEDVEQALDLIVGDVPDLLLLDNGLPGAQQGLDLCARIKTDSQDPLPVVVMLTADDDPRTIMRARALGADGYVVKPFTPTQILGLVDAFDAWRLRPARRVPAFWPICSHDR; the protein is encoded by the coding sequence ATGGCTTGTGTAACCATCTTCAGCAGCCAGCCGGCAAACGGGGAAGGGGGCTACTCTGGCGAAGACGCCTCGGTAGGCCCGCTCTCGGTTATCGTCGTCGACGATGCCACTGAGATTCGCGAGCTGCTCCGCTTGATCCTTGCGGAGACGGGCTGCCGAGTCCGCTTTGCCGAGGATGTCGAGCAGGCGCTCGATCTTATCGTCGGCGATGTGCCCGATCTTTTGCTGCTCGACAATGGGCTGCCGGGCGCACAGCAGGGCCTGGACCTGTGCGCAAGAATCAAGACTGACAGCCAAGACCCGTTGCCCGTGGTGGTCATGTTGACCGCCGATGATGATCCGCGAACGATCATGCGTGCGCGAGCGCTCGGCGCCGATGGCTATGTGGTCAAGCCGTTCACCCCAACGCAGATTCTGGGTCTGGTGGACGCTTTCGACGCTTGGCGCCTGCGCCCGGCGAGACGTGTGCCGGCCTTCTGGCCGATTTGTAGTCATGATCGTTGA
- a CDS encoding hybrid sensor histidine kinase/response regulator: MPDSADGDETSCAGGGGSAWLIVVAALLLIGALWTAVIVKLTWEAAAEEAAIEQRTMSLARVFEEHTIRTIAGVDQALRFLKFQYEGIGDRLDIASAVDHGMIDSALFNQIGVINADGIYHLSNLPDVSLVDLSDREHFSFHKASDSGALFVSKPVLGRASGKWSIQLTRRINRPDGSFDGVAVISIDPFYFTSFYNDVDVGTQGAITLLGLDGVVRARRAGDSMAIGQDISGSTLFRELVHAPTGHYQTTSPVDGVQRSMSYRRVRDLPLVVTVGIERSEAFAEYRSRRRGYFGFAAGMTVVILAFCALAIGLVQRQRAISTRLRTLKVRAESANRLKSEFLAAVSHELRTPLNGVIGYAELLSETLESEENRGYAQVIFDSSQHLLALLNTILDMARVDAGEMRLRLEDVDLRAVVEEACNTYLPVARSKNLALAYSAQDDVTLHCDRVRVVQVLNNLVHNALKFTDRGRVGVEARLEGEDCVFEVSDSGCGIDPKFHEEIFERFRQGDTFETRQQGGAGLGLALCRELAALMGGAVTVRSAPGEGSIFRFCLPHNRGGPKS; encoded by the coding sequence GTGCCCGATTCGGCCGACGGTGACGAGACCTCCTGCGCGGGTGGCGGTGGCTCGGCCTGGTTGATCGTAGTGGCGGCCCTGCTGCTGATTGGCGCCTTATGGACAGCCGTGATCGTCAAACTGACGTGGGAAGCGGCTGCGGAGGAGGCGGCAATCGAGCAGCGCACCATGAGTCTCGCCCGCGTCTTCGAAGAGCACACCATCCGTACGATCGCCGGCGTCGATCAGGCGCTGCGGTTCTTGAAGTTCCAGTATGAAGGGATTGGTGACCGGCTCGACATCGCTTCAGCCGTCGACCACGGCATGATCGACAGCGCCCTGTTCAACCAGATTGGCGTGATCAACGCGGATGGGATCTACCATCTCTCGAACCTGCCTGATGTCTCGCTGGTGGATCTGAGCGACCGGGAGCACTTCAGCTTCCACAAGGCGTCTGATTCGGGGGCTTTGTTCGTCAGCAAGCCCGTGCTCGGGCGGGCGAGTGGCAAGTGGTCGATCCAATTGACGCGGCGAATAAATCGTCCTGATGGAAGCTTTGACGGCGTGGCGGTGATCTCGATCGATCCGTTCTATTTCACGAGTTTCTATAACGATGTCGACGTCGGGACACAGGGTGCGATAACGTTGCTTGGCTTGGACGGGGTCGTTCGGGCACGCCGTGCTGGCGACTCGATGGCGATCGGTCAGGATATTTCCGGCTCCACGCTATTTCGTGAGTTGGTTCACGCTCCTACTGGGCACTACCAAACGACGAGCCCAGTTGATGGGGTGCAGCGCTCGATGAGCTACCGTCGCGTGCGCGACTTGCCGCTGGTGGTGACGGTCGGCATAGAGCGAAGCGAGGCGTTTGCCGAGTACCGGTCTCGGCGCCGGGGCTATTTCGGCTTTGCCGCTGGCATGACTGTCGTGATCCTGGCTTTCTGCGCGCTCGCGATCGGTCTAGTTCAGCGGCAACGTGCCATCTCTACCCGCCTGCGTACCTTGAAAGTACGCGCCGAGTCGGCAAATCGCCTCAAGTCCGAGTTTCTGGCTGCGGTGTCGCACGAACTTCGTACGCCCCTGAACGGCGTGATCGGCTACGCGGAGTTGCTGAGCGAGACGCTCGAAAGCGAAGAAAATCGCGGCTACGCGCAGGTGATCTTTGATAGCAGCCAGCATCTGCTTGCGCTGCTGAATACGATCCTGGACATGGCGCGGGTGGACGCGGGCGAGATGCGCCTACGGCTCGAGGATGTCGATCTGCGCGCGGTGGTCGAGGAGGCCTGCAACACGTATTTGCCCGTCGCACGGAGCAAGAATCTGGCCCTGGCGTACTCGGCGCAGGACGACGTGACCCTGCATTGCGACCGGGTGCGCGTGGTGCAGGTACTGAATAACCTGGTGCACAACGCACTCAAGTTTACCGACCGTGGTCGAGTCGGTGTTGAGGCGCGCCTCGAGGGCGAGGACTGCGTGTTCGAGGTCAGTGACAGCGGGTGCGGGATCGATCCGAAGTTCCATGAGGAGATCTTCGAGCGTTTCCGTCAGGGCGATACGTTCGAGACCCGTCAGCAGGGTGGCGCGGGGCTCGGTCTCGCGCTCTGTCGAGAGCTTGCAGCGCTGATGGGGGGGGCCGTCACCGTCCGCTCCGCACCGGGGGAAGGAAGCATTTTCCGCTTCTGCTTGCCGCACAATCGGGGAGGTCCAAAATCATGA
- a CDS encoding response regulator: MKVLVVDDNPVNRLLPITWLRNAGHEAVECCSGYEALERLGGGRYDAMLLDLSMPGLSGTEVCRQLREQPEHADMRIVAYTAYLQPELVSGFQEAGFDAVLIKPVTRKAAFKALGIE; encoded by the coding sequence ATGAAAGTACTGGTGGTCGACGACAATCCGGTCAACCGGCTGCTCCCGATCACATGGTTGAGAAACGCAGGTCACGAGGCCGTGGAGTGCTGTAGCGGGTACGAGGCACTCGAGCGCCTCGGCGGCGGTCGGTACGACGCCATGTTGCTGGACCTGAGCATGCCGGGATTGTCGGGTACAGAGGTATGCCGGCAGTTGCGCGAGCAGCCGGAACACGCCGACATGCGGATCGTCGCCTACACCGCCTACCTTCAACCCGAGCTTGTGAGCGGGTTTCAAGAGGCCGGGTTCGATGCGGTGCTCATCAAGCCCGTTACCCGCAAAGCCGCCTTCAAGGCCCTCGGGATCGAGTGA
- a CDS encoding ABC transporter substrate-binding protein, with translation MTTRRLPSRIVCLTTETVEVLYALGEEGRIVGISGYTVIPPRARKEKPKVFAFSSGDLEKILAVEPDLVLGFSDMQADVARDLIKAGVAVHVFNQRSVEGILAMIGTVGRLVGAEARALALVAELEATMDAVRARAALLPRRPRVYFEEWDEPPISAVGWVSELIGIAGGADVFAERARHPGAAQRILADPLEAARRAPDIIVGSWCGKRFRPERVAARAGWENVPAVRDGELHEVKSALILAPGPVAIRAGLPALAEIVARWAGRQPS, from the coding sequence ATGACTACACGCCGCCTCCCTTCCCGCATCGTCTGCCTGACCACCGAGACCGTCGAGGTCCTCTACGCCCTGGGCGAGGAGGGCCGCATCGTCGGCATCAGCGGTTACACCGTGATCCCGCCGCGTGCGCGCAAGGAGAAGCCGAAGGTGTTCGCCTTCTCCAGCGGCGACCTGGAGAAGATCCTCGCGGTCGAGCCGGACCTGGTGCTGGGCTTCTCGGACATGCAGGCGGATGTGGCGCGCGACCTGATCAAGGCGGGCGTCGCCGTGCATGTGTTCAACCAGCGCAGCGTCGAGGGCATCCTGGCGATGATCGGGACCGTCGGCCGGCTGGTGGGGGCGGAGGCGCGCGCGCTGGCCCTGGTGGCGGAGCTGGAGGCGACGATGGACGCGGTACGCGCGCGGGCGGCGCTGTTGCCGCGGCGGCCGCGGGTGTATTTCGAGGAGTGGGACGAGCCGCCGATCAGCGCGGTGGGCTGGGTGTCGGAGCTGATCGGGATCGCCGGCGGCGCGGACGTCTTCGCCGAGCGTGCGCGCCATCCGGGCGCGGCGCAGCGCATCCTGGCCGATCCGCTGGAGGCGGCGCGGCGGGCGCCGGACATCATCGTGGGGTCGTGGTGCGGCAAGCGCTTCCGCCCCGAGCGCGTGGCCGCGCGTGCAGGCTGGGAGAACGTTCCGGCGGTGCGCGACGGCGAGCTGCACGAGGTGAAGTCGGCGCTGATCCTGGCACCGGGGCCGGTGGCGATCCGCGCGGGGCTGCCGGCGCTGGCGGAGATCGTCGCACGCTGGGCGGGGCGGCAGCCCTCCTGA
- a CDS encoding LLM class flavin-dependent oxidoreductase, with translation MSTPSVPLSVLDLAPITLGSTAADALRNTRELAQLADRNGYTRYWLAEHHNMTGIASAATAVVIAHIAGATERIRVGAGGVMLPNHAPLVIAEQFGTLESLFPGRIDLGLGRAPGTDQNTARALRRRLAGSDDSFPQDVLELQSYFKPVQPGQAVRAVPGAGLDVPIWLLGSSLYSAELAAHLGLPFAFASHFAPRFLLRAIELYRSRFQPSAQLEKPYVAVAANAIAADTDEAAHHLMRSLRLRFAAMARGVRGQLPPPEAFVESEWSPAELAFADESLACSAVGAPDTVRSQLEGLIAQTGADELILTAQIFDHAARLKSFELVAQAWGLAGSGTGAGG, from the coding sequence ATGTCCACTCCCTCCGTCCCGCTTTCCGTCCTCGATCTCGCCCCCATCACGCTCGGCAGCACCGCCGCCGACGCGCTGCGCAACACGCGCGAACTCGCCCAGCTCGCCGACCGCAACGGCTACACGCGCTACTGGCTGGCCGAGCACCACAACATGACAGGCATCGCCAGCGCCGCCACCGCGGTGGTCATCGCCCACATCGCCGGCGCGACCGAGCGCATCCGCGTCGGCGCGGGCGGCGTCATGCTGCCCAACCATGCCCCGCTGGTGATCGCCGAACAGTTCGGCACCCTCGAGTCGCTGTTCCCGGGGCGCATCGACCTCGGCCTCGGCCGCGCGCCCGGCACCGACCAGAACACCGCCCGCGCCCTGCGTCGCCGCCTCGCCGGCAGCGACGACAGCTTCCCGCAGGACGTGCTCGAGCTGCAGTCCTACTTCAAGCCCGTGCAGCCCGGCCAAGCGGTGCGCGCCGTGCCCGGCGCCGGGCTCGACGTGCCGATCTGGCTGCTCGGCTCCAGCCTCTACAGCGCGGAGCTCGCCGCCCACCTCGGCCTGCCCTTCGCCTTCGCCTCGCACTTCGCGCCGCGCTTCCTGCTCCGCGCGATCGAGCTCTACCGCAGCCGCTTCCAGCCCTCGGCGCAGCTCGAAAAGCCGTATGTGGCGGTAGCCGCCAACGCCATCGCCGCCGACACGGACGAGGCCGCGCACCACCTGATGCGCTCGCTGCGCCTGCGCTTCGCCGCCATGGCGCGCGGCGTGCGTGGCCAGCTGCCGCCGCCCGAAGCCTTCGTCGAGTCCGAATGGTCGCCCGCCGAACTCGCCTTCGCCGACGAGTCGCTGGCCTGCTCGGCCGTCGGCGCGCCGGACACCGTGCGCAGCCAGCTCGAAGGCCTGATCGCGCAGACCGGTGCCGACGAACTGATCCTCACGGCGCAGATCTTCGATCACGCGGCGCGGCTGAAGTCGTTCGAGCTCGTGGCGCAGGCGTGGGGGCTGGCGGGCAGCGGGACCGGCGCGGGCGGCTGA